The genomic DNA ACGTAGCTCATTAGAGAGACCTGCTGAGGTTTGTGAAATGCAAGAGCTTTCGCTGCAGACCCACCAGTCCCACACTCAGCAAAACTGTGAAAGGGGCTCTTAAATAGCTTGATTTTTACAGCCTTAAAATTAGCCACAGCTCCATGGTCCACAAAGCTCGCATTTATAGAACCACATCTTTAAAAGCAACTTTATACTCAGGCAGCCAGCCTGAAACAGTAACTCGAACAGATGCGAGTTTCCATCTTGCCCAGGTGTTAATTGGGAAATCTGCAGTTCATAAATTTTTGCTTTGGGGGTTAACCACTTCAGTGCTGatatacatttttcaaatgtagAAGCATCTTTAAGATGTGCTTATTCTGCACAGGCTGCTGATTTTCTGAACGCcttgttttttttgttactaACACATATCCCATACCTAAACCAGCTACCTTCCAGTACAGTTAATGCATTGCCAATGgacacatacatgcacaaaacCCCCCTTCATGGTTAAACAGAAAATACTAGGCTAACAGAAAGGCAAGTCCCCTAGAAAGAACCTAAACCATTAGCCTCCGTTTTGGTAAGACTAATGGTCCCCTTAGCCAGAGATAAGCAGCCAGCTACACAAGGCGGCCTGAGCTGGCTCTAAAGCCCAGGACGTTTTGggcaagaaaaggaagatattGGCAGAAGCCTGTGTTTCTCTTGCACCGGTGCTCCCTTTGGCGGGCAGCACAAATTGCCGCCTGTCCCGTGCGGAAGGGCATGGGAGAACGGTGGGCGGGAGGCGAACTGTGGGGTGGGTGCTCTGCCAGGACTGCCGAGCGGAGGAGCCCTGCCGGGCGCTGGCCGGACCGCAGCAGCGGGACCCCGGGGACCAGGGTGCGTGACTGGTGTCTCAGCCAGCCACAGCTGGCTTCTGCCCTGCTGCAaaagcaggaggcagctgagcccGCTGCGACGCCCCCGGGGCCTCATCTCCCAACTCCTCAGGCCAGCGTAAGCCTCGAGTTTCCTCCACCAAACCCTAGGGAGTCACAGCAAGGCTTCAGCGGCAGGAGTGACACCAGCCGCTTCCCAGCGCTCGCACCAATTTGGCATCAGTCCCGGTGCTCGCACCAGCTGTCCGCCCCAGCGACAGGGTACGGGACTCGGCCAAACCCTTTGCTCCCTCTGTAGCACGGCTACAGCTACTCACCCAGGAACTGCACGGCGAAGTAGCAGGCCTCCGTGAGCAGGGTCCAGCGGATAATGACCTTCTCGGCCGTGTACAGGGCGTTCCACATGATGAGGGAGATACCTgtggggcacagcgcagggctcGGCTGCCTCCGCGGCCCGGCAGGGACCCCGGCGAGCGGCAGGCAGCCCGCAGGCCCGCGCCCCAGCGcgcctctccggcctcccgcaGGAGGACGCGGAGAAAAGCGGCGCGACGAGCGCCCTGCGCTCTCACCcagccgccgcggccgctgcACTTCCAGCCGTCCCCGCGAGatgctgctgcaggctgcggGAAGGAGCCTGCCGCCAGCCTGCCCGCGCCGGCGCATCGCAAccggcgcgggcgctgctgcctgcccgcccgcccttTGGTGCCGGGCATCACCGTTTCCGGCACCCCGCGCCCAGAGGGATGAGGATGGCCGTCCAGGAAGCGCAGCGGCACGGGCGTCGGGGCGAAGCGAGCCGCCCGCCTTTAACGCTCCGGCTCGTTTTCCTTTCCGGGCTGTCCCCGCCCTGGGCTCCCCGCGAACCCCTCACCTGCCCGCTCCTCGGCCCCCACTCGTCCCGCGGCAGGGCAGGAGGCGCCCCGCGCACCGGGCACCGCGGCGCAGGACGCCCTCGCCCGCCCCATTCTCCCGTTTCCTAGAGAACGGTTCTCCGGGTCGGGCTCCGCGCCCCGGCGCCAGCCTCGTCTCCCGGCCCTGCTCCTGCCGGGCTGCTCCAAGGTGCTGCCCGGGGGTCTAGAGATTTACTCCCCCTGCCACACGCGCACAGAGGCCGAGCCCCCGCAAGTCCCACAAACGCGTGATTTCTTTAACGGCAGCAGATTTTCTGCTCTCCAGGGGCGGCTGTCCCGCCGGTGACAAGgttcagcctcctcctgcccgTACGCCCGCGAGGCACTCACTGAGCAGGGCTCCCCCGTAGAGCCGGACGGGCGTCTTGCTGCTCACCGGCTCCTCATCAAAGACGGCATCGTAGAGCTGGTCCGGGAAAGCGAGGgcctggggagggaggcagagactCGCAACGGAAACGAGCCACCTCGGGTAGCCGAAAGCGGCGCCCTGGCACAGAGGCTGCACGTGCTCAGAGCCACTGGCCGTGCCCGACACCAACCCCGTCGCTTACCATGATGGCGACCCCCGAAAACATGACGGCGGAAACCAGCTGCCAGAGCCTgcgtgggagggaagagaaaggagttaGGATAAGCTTAGGGGTGATCCCACCCGCCCTGTGCTACGCCAAACGCTCCCAGTGGTCTGCACAGCTATTAGCCTTCACCCACCCTCCCCGCACGCTGACGTAGTGGCCACTGGTCTCCAGCACGAGAAagcggctcccccggcccccaaGGGACTGCAAAGGGGCTGGCAGGGCAGCACGGCTGCAGGCCTCCCAACACCCCAGCCACCCCGGGGCCCCCCGAGGCTGCGCGAGGCCTTACCTGAGTCCCAGTGGTTCCCGGACAGCAAACTTGATTTCATTTCCCAAGACCTGACTAATCTGAAATTCAAATAAAAGACACAAGTTGCCTGAACAGGCCTGCAGCCATCAGCCCCCGGGGACGCACTTGAACCCCGTGAGGGACCTTAGCTCTAAGACGagcgagaggaggaagaggaccccATGGTCCATGACCCCATGATCCTAAAACTTGCCAAAGACTATCCTCATTTTCATTGGgagctgcagcctctgcagcttcCTTAACAGGATCTGCTACGTGCAGTATAGCGTTTGGGCAGGCTCAGCATTAATTACGTTTTCCCTCTTACTTATGCAAGTCAGGAAAGGCCTCTTCTCCCTGTATGTACCCTTCGATGCACACCTCGAGTCACTGACCCCACCACTGAGGCTGGCAGTCATGGAGGGAGAGCTGCTTAGGATCTTCCTATGAACCAGGGATGCAAGGTTGCTCATGGGAGGAGATCAGTTTTTGATGAGTTTTAATGAAGCACAGGAACAGCTCAAAGGCCCACTCTCCATGTGGTGCTCTCACATGCCCAATGCCCAGCCTTCCCTGGAGCAGGCTCGGTGCTTCCCAGcttcctgcagagcagctgaagGCTGTAACTTTACTCAGAGCTTGGCCAAATTAAACCCTCGCATCGTTTTGAAACCTTCCTccccttattttcttctttaataaagtggatttttccccccccctcagcTCCAGAAAcaatttccccttctcctccagaaGATTTCTAGTAGCAATTGGGTCTCTAAGGATTGTCATCAGCTCTAATTTACCACATCGCTACAGAGCACAGGCTCCAGCAGAGCCCACAGGATGCCACGGCATCAGTCCTGCTCTTACAGGTTCACGCTGGCCAAGAGCAATGCCAAGCCATAACTACACGGAAGGGAAGCCTACCAGACAAGAGGCTGCATGACAGGACAAAGGCTCTGGGCTGAGCCAAGCAGCACCCAGAGGGGACAAGTGGAAGGCTGTGATCCAGTTAATTGCACTAaaatcccctccctgccccatatcAAAGCTGTCCCTTAGGCATGGACAGAGCATTCCCTGCTGTATTGCCCTTATTCCACAGGGGCACGTAGGACTTGAAGTGCAAAGGAGGTGCCCCAGGCACCAGGGCTGCGTGTGCAAACACAGGTGGGAGACGGGTTGTCTGAGGCAGAGGCCGGGCTGGacccaggctgcccagcacctccaggctGGGAAGCCCCCAGGCTCGACCTCACGCCTCTGCGTGTCACATAGGCATCATCTCTTCCGTTTCCTCTGACCCTCCCACGCTGGCAGAGCCACGTGCAAGAAAACTGCTGATAGTGGTCTCCAAGTAGGCACATCTTGCCTTTAGCTGCGATAGCGCTGGGAGCCAGCTTCGTTGACCCGGAGCGGAGCTGACAcagggtggaggagaggaggaaagggctgAAGGTGCCTGCCCCGAGGCAAGCGGACAGGACAAGGCTCAGAAGCCTCCCGCCccaggggaggaaggggcagtTCAGCAGAGGCTCGCTTGAGAACGTTAAGCGGAGATGCAACACCCCAAAAGCCTTCTAtcaagcaagcagcagcaggaagcccTTGCTAAGCCTGCGAGGATGGCAAAGTTTAGGTAACAGTCGTCAGCAGAAACCCAGCAGCCAGCCACCAAGAAAAGAAGTAtcctctgttcttcctcctttccagcaATAGAAAAAGGTATCGGGGACCTTGTGATTGCAGCACATGGCAAGCTCAAGCAAGCTCTGCATTAGCTCCCCCCGGTCAGGCAAGACCCAGGCAATGCTTTGCCAGCAAATCCTCTAGAGAGCATTCAACTCGGAGCTCCTGAGGGACATGCCCTCGTTCTCCAGCTCTagtattttgctgaaaaagaCTGTGCGCTTCTACTCGCAATCCAGAGCGGCCCCACAGTGTACTCTTAAATCATCGCTCTAATTTTCTGGGCACCAGTATTGGAGTATGATAAGCAGAATAACTGGTTATGCTTTGTTCCTAAGGCATCAACTCCAAGCTATCTAATGGGTGTCCTGACAGTAAAATTTCAGTAATGGATTAAAGCAACTCAAAGGCAGAGTTTGCTCTGTTACTATGAAAGCAGTTTTGGACAGCTTTTGTACACCTGCcagaggagcagagcactgctccGCTAAGAGGCTGCATTACCCTCGTCATGCCAGCCTTCCCTCTTTGCTTTATGGAAAGCTGACAAAGCCCTGTTTTTGCCAAAGAGGCTGCAGAAGTTAGATAATGAAAAGCTAAATTTTGTCCAGGGAACAGCTGTCTCCTTCTCTTCATTACAGTCAAAGTGGTTTTTGGGTCTCAAAGCAACTCCGTGACCTTTCAGGCCATGAGCATGGGACACAAGCACTACTAGCCTGTCCCCCCTGCACAAGTTTGCAGCACTTTTGGCCCACACACTATTAGTGGCCTCCCTGGGAGGGACATACCCTGGTATCCACAGACAGCCACCGCTCATTACTTCCAAGAAAGCTTTTCCAGCACAAGTTCCCAACGGATGAGAGGCTGCTGTGGTTTCTTTCAATCGTTGCCGAAtgcctgcttcctcccctcctgcaAATGCCCCAGGAAGAGTTTCCCCCAGTTCAAGCTGCAAAACCAGCACCTCACCTAGCCTGGatgggctgaggagagagggaaggggcagcTCTTGCCTAAGCCCCTTTGATGGCCATCACATAAAAGATTTCAGGTTGAATTAGAATCTGAACATGAGCTACATGCTAGAGAGGGAACAACATGACGCTGCACCTTCTCCATCACCTCGCTCGGCTTAGCCTAAGAGCACTTTCCAAATTTCAAGGGATAAGTGCTCAGTGGGGGACAACTGCATCCCTGTGGCTGCTGGGGCGATTTCCGAGCAGCTGCAGGCACGGGCAGCGCTGCCTTTGGGGTGCTCCCATGTTTGTTCTCAGCTCCTGCACAGTGCTGGGATGGGGGGATACAGCGTCAGGATGGGAGGGACACAGCGCTGGGCTGCCTCTCCtgcccaccagccccagccccagggaggcctGAGCACCACGGCACGCTCCTTTAAGACACAGTTGATCTGCGTATCTTCTTCAGCGTCTCACACTGCCTGGCATTTGCAACCCCTGTCAAAAGCCTCAGTGTTACTCCCCTCGCACAGACACCACTAAGAGCAAAAAGAATCTCCGTAAGAAGcgttgtgtgtatatgcatgtgtgcacaaAAGAGGCTATTGGGTGACAGACAAAAAGAAGGGTGCTTTTGTTCCCCTGCATGGAGAGAGTCTGAGAGAGACATGAGTTTGTGTAGGAAAGAGCACGTCTGCCTGAATTCTCAGAAGAAATATAAGCCACCCACACAGTTATGTATAttcctgaatttaaaaagcaacatcTCTAATAAGGTGAGAACACCAGCTTGCAGCTCCAGGCCTGGCCACCCCCATGGGCCTGGCAATGCCACCCACTGCTGTCACTCTCCTCTATCACACACCAGATGTGGCTGCATCtgagtttcaaaagaaaacaaaaaacaaactgaaaacccAACCAAGATGCCCTGAAAAACTAGATGCATCAAGACGGAAATGAAGAGCCTCAAGCATCAGAGCCACACCACAGACCTGCTTTGGCTACATCTACACAGATAGCTGAACTCAGAAATGCATGTTAGTATAGCTTATTTCCACATACAAAGAAGTCCTTTCTTCACTCAAAGCTGCCTGCATGTGGCATTTATTCCCTGCCCCTCTCTTGCTCTGGCAGTGCCATGGGAAGTTCTGAAGAGACAGCCTGTCCTCATCTCCACCCCACCACAGCCCAGTGAGGGAGGAAAGCACTAGCAGAAAAGAGTTTCACAGCAATCAAAGCCATGTTCTGCAAGCTCAGTCTCCGGGAGGGttttaaaaaaagccaacaacaaaaggaaaaccaCTTTGCATATgcaatttcctctttctctgcttttgaaaGACCATTACCAAGACCTGTCAGCAATTTGCTGTAGAGACAAAGCCAAAGGGAGCAGATGATCACCTGGCACACAGCTGGCATTCAGCCATGCATTAGGATGACTGTGAAGCTGCTGTAGTTGCTTGAACCTAGGAGCTGAAGTTCAATAGCCCAGGGGCAAACCCATGCAGATGGGCCTCCTGCTCAATCTCAGGGTCACTCTTGACAATATGAGCTCCAGCAACGACCCATCAGGGAGCCCTTGGTGATGGATACACCTTGCCACTAGGAGGATGCTGGGTTTCAGACCCCAGGCTCATTTCTAGGCAGTTCTCTGCCTCCCCACATCCCTAACTTCACTGACTGGTCCCTTGTGCACAGTCACTgcagcacctcctctgcctccatgcacttctgctctttcctgcccttccctggTAACTGTCTCCAGTTTGTCACATTATGAATAGCTTCAGGCACTTGGAGAGGATGCACAACTCGTTGCTTCATTCATCTGCCCAGGACAGGCCCTTGGCGCCACCATTCAAGCCaatctcctgctgctgctacagGCTGGACTCAGACAGACACATTGCGGAGCCCAGAGAGAAGCAGGACTTTGGAGTATGACTCCAGGGAGATGCTatctcagctgctctgctgggtgggagcagATCCTTCCCGGGGCTCAGGGAACAGCAGAGGACTGCAGGCTTTGGACTCTCCTCCACACATCCCCCTTTTTTTGGGTCTCAGGAAGGGGGAATTGCTAATTGCTGGTTTGCCCAATATGTGATATTTCACAGGTTTAAGTGACTGCGTTCCTACAGCAATAACTTTTGCCTTTAGCTTCAGTCACACCAGAGGATTCCCAGAGGTCAGAAGCAGGGAGACTTCCTGCTACTGCAACGGATTCCTGTAATCCCACCTTTATTCCTATGCTGCCTTCTCCCACACACAGGGCGGCACCTCACCAAGCCACCCCGAGGGTTTCCCATTTGCTCCCCTGCATCCTTTTTTCTCGTTTATCCATCATCTTATTCTCTTTCCGATTATCCTGGAGTTGTTTGCCTTTTACTTTAAATTCTACGTACACACATCTCCTTGTGCTGGGAGAACAGGGGGACCCCATGGGCGCATCCCCCACCAAACAAGCAGCCAACCAAGTCTGCAAACGCTCTAGCGgtgcccttctccccagtgtgGCATTGCGCAACCCACAGCCTCGTCTCTGCCCCATCAGCACCCCAGGGCTGGCCAAGCTCCCACCTGCATGTAGCCTTAACGGGTTTCTTACCTTTGACCTATGAACCTCCCCATCATCGTCTTCTCCGCCAACCCCCAAGATCTTCCGTGTCTTCAGCCGGCTCACCAGGTCTGTCTGGCTGTGCTTCTTCATCAGTGGTGGGGGCTGTTTGGTTGCCATGGCGATGCACAGGCACTTGCCCGTTTGGCTAGAAACTGTGAATTACAGAGTTGAGGAAAATCAGTAGCGCTGACACAGAGCGTCCCCCTCAAGGGGCCCGAGGCAGTGCGCGGGTCCACGGGCAGGCGTGGCAGTGCTGAGCCCTGCGCTGGCCAGGCAGGAGCCGCAGTGGGGGGGCAAACAAGTGGCTTTCGCCTACTTTAGTCCACCCCACAGTGCATGTGGTCGGAAGGGTTTCACTCCCTCCCAAAGCTTCACAAAACCAGCATCCAACCAAGCTGGGCTTGGAGCGCACTGGGGCAAAGGGGTGGCCCCTTCCTCAGCCCCAGGTAGCTCTCTGGAAATGGGGGTGTGTGGTGCACTGTGCCCACagcccaccccccacccccccccccggctgcaccAGTGAGCAGGGAGTCACCAAGCAGCCATCAGAGGACCGTGTCTGGGATGCGGACACCTGTCCCCTCAGGGCTCGGAGGGGGCACCGAGTCACAGGGACCAGAGTCACCCCCAAGGCACTGCCTGGAATACAGCTCCAGCTCATGAGCTGGTAACAGCTCCATCCCCAGAGAGCTTGGTTCCCTGCTACATCCAAAGCCTGAGGAAATTCTGTccagagaaaataaatcagaagacAGAATTTCTCTCATATAACAGCCAAAGAGGTGACTGAAAATCCATCAAAGATTTGCAACTTAAAACAGACTTTTCACAGCTGCTCCTGCTAAAACTCTGCTCTGTGTGCTTTTATCTTCCCAATTACAGCAGCAGGGAGATAGTTTGCTATCTGCTTGGCACCCGTCTTGTTGCAAGGCATGGGAGgaggggagcccagccagccaaCACAAGCCCCTGGCCAGGCACGCGGACCTCATGCAGGAGCAtaccctgctcccactgctccagcCAGGCCGCAGGTAGACACTCTAAGGAGGGTTTTGCGCGCCAAGATCTCGTCCGTCATCTCACCTTGACGGCTGATAGCCTTTCACTCTCAGTTGTGAGAGACTGTGAAAAAGTAGGCAGGAAATGGTTTTGCCGTCATATGAAACTTCACCAGGTTTAAAAACAAGAACTTCCTGTTATGCCAGCAGACAGCTCTGCATCTTTCCAAACACTTCCTTTGTTGGCCGAGCACTGGGGAGGCCTCGTGTTCAGTTGGGTGCCGGTTTACAATGCAGTGTCTGTAGGCCACTACAAGCAACTCATTTCAACATTTCGGGAGACCTTCTCAGCTCCGGAGGGAAGAAACCTGTTGTCACCACAATCTGTCAAATTAAAATCAGAGCAGCATCCGTTTAGCATGGCAACCAGGAGCCCTGTTACAGATACCTGCTCCTTATTGGCTCCCCATCCTTCCTTTGCTTCACTTCTGTCTTTGTGGCCAAAGGGAGGGCATCAACAGTGCTGGTGAGGGCAGGGAGGTCCTGAGCTTCAGGGAAGATACTTGACTTTGCTGCCAGCATCACTAGGCAGGCGCTGCTTGCAAAACTAGCTTTGACTGGGCAAACTGCTCACCAGGGGAAAAAACAATGGCAACTTGAAGATGGTAACAGAGACAAAAGAAGCAGACAAGTGCCTTAACAGTCACATTTGGCCTTAATGACCATAGCTCAGAAAAATATGGTCTTTAGATTTCCATCTGTCCCACCACCTGCCCCTATgcaatttttccccttcttttatgAGGCAGGGCAACTTTCAGGCTTCATTTTTCACAAAGACACAGGAAGTGCCTGTTAAGGAACAAAAGTAGCAACACTACCCACTGTCCCTTTCAATCAGCATATTTTGTCATGCATTAAACACAAGAAGAGCCACAAGCTTCACTGGAACATGCTATAAGAAGTTTTTGATCTATAAGCCACAGTGCAGCCTATCCCAGCATAAGGCAAAGTCCAAGGCCCTTCAGGAGCATGCTATCTCCTGACTATTTTCCAGACTAGGAGTCATTAAATGATGCTTTGCATTTTGTCTTTCTCCTAGCTGTACACCACACCTTTTAGTTACCTTTTTGAGCTAAGCATCATGCAAACCCCAGGTATTTGTTTGCTCCCCCTcaccacttttcttttttttttattcctcctcctccccccaacatCTGGCAGCCCCCATGTTCTGTAAGAACATACCAGTCCTGGAATTACCAGGGGCAAAAATAACCAGGGGCAAAATCCTCCTTGAGACTATGTTGCTTCATGGGAAACAGGAGATGATAGCaaatagaaagaggaaataataGCTAGGATAAGAACAAGATCAAAATAACTTTCAGGAGCTAAGGCAGAAAAGACAAAGTTAGCATGGTATAAGGGAAGAGGTGTCAGAAGCCCCATGAAATCGTTCAGTAGGATCCTGCAATCAAAACAGCTTGGAAACCCTCAGTTCAGAAAGTCTTTTCTCCCAAtttgtcttcatttcatcttggCTCAGATgagcacaaaaacatttttccatttgcCACTGCATCATCCAAGAATCCCATAAAAGAATCCCCCAAAGGCACCAAACAGCTCATCTAGTCAACCTTCAGCACAGAGCTCAAGCACAGGCAATCCCATGCCCCAATCAAATCTTCCCATGGCTGTCCCTGGAGAACAGAATTTATGCTTGTGTCAAAAGAGTTTACAAGTGTTCAGGGAGTCCTAAAATGAGAGGTGTTGGTTATTTTGGCGTCATGCATGGAAGCATACTACTGCTGCCCTGCAAGGGATTTCCCTCTCTCTGGAAAATCGTTCTCTGTCAGACGGTTGTCCATGGAAGAACAGACGCACAGTTTCTGAAAACATCCAAAGAGCACTAACATAATTCTTTCTGTAACACAAGCCTATGAGGTTTTGTTGGGACAACACAGACTGAATTCTGTCCTCAAAAGGTTTACTAAAATGCTCTGAGCAGAAGGCAGGCATGATATTTCTACCTGCAGTTCAGCTGCAGAGCAAGCAGTTCAGCTGCTTAGGGCTTTGCAGGTACttcttttgcatttcacagtttttgttttgtctttttacacTGAGGAACTAAGCCCAGCTTCTGTCAGGCACCTGAAAGCCACTGCAGCAcacagccagctgcagcagcaagaggCTAGAAACATTTCAGAAGTGAGAATGACAACTGAAGAGGGAAACTGTAACTTGCATACTCATTCCTACACCAGGATGTACAGCAAGAAGCTCAAAAGGTAGCTGCTTGTAAAAAAGTTTGGAAGAATTAACTTGTTTAGATTTTGCCAACCCAGACTGTCACAATAACTGGTGTGCGCTCAAATCGACAAATCTGAACAGAAAGTCCGCCCCAAAACTAGAATGATGCATTGCAAAAGGCTTGACCTCTTTTATTGTGAtttctgcagttctttgttcCTGGAAGGCCCCAGGATTACAAGCTTGGATACGAAATGGTTTCCCACCAGAACTCCCCTGctgccaaaaccaaaaaaagtccTCTGACATTTGTAGCCCAGCTTTTCTGATCAAAAGTAACCAGTTCAATTCAGAAAGATCATGTCACTTTTGCACACTTTCCTTACTTGTCCTGAGGTCCAGGACCACTCTAAGGTCACCCCACATTGGCCCAGTGAAGCCAAGACAACATCAGGACAGGGTCACTACTAATGACGAGCAAGTAAGGAAGGCTGCCTCCACCAACACCCTCCCCTCAGGGCCACGGAGGGCCCAGTCTGCCCCCTTGCTGCCCCACAGTCTTCTGCTACAGAGACCATATCCCTGACCAAAGAGCAAGGTGCAAGTTTACTGAGGACAGACTGATTTCCGGTCCTGGACATTGATTCCTAACCAACAGCTACTAAATGAGCGTTAAGTGCATGATCTTCATTGTGCCTACTCCTGGGATGGAGGCAAGAGCAGCCAAGAGCAAAGGACTGACACTGGGTACACCAGGGACAAGCTGTTGGATAGTCAGGAAGCCCCTTGCCCCACTCTGAATACACTCGTACCTACTCAGTTGCAGGGCTGGGGCCACTTTCCCCTCCACTACAGGCTCTGGTGGGGAGCAAAGAGAAGGGAGATTTGCTAGAAGAGGCAAAAATCCAGCAGTGGGAGGGCAAGAGAACCTGAGCTGCAGAATCCTACTGGCCCCACGGTCACCAAAGCCCCCCCAAGGGACCAGAGCCCTGAGGCTTGCTGGTCTTCACAGGATCTGGGACGCCCAGTTTGCTGTGTTTCCACACAACACCAGCCTGATACCTCCAGGCACCTCCAATTTCCTTCCCAGGGAAGGGGTGTTGCCCACACCTCCTGCTCCATCCTCCTCCCGGTCAGAGACTAGGGGAGCGGCAGGAGGACAGACACCTCAAGACCCAGAGAATCTCTCGAGGACAAGAACTAAAGAAAGGGGGTCGGGGTTAAAGGAGGGCTTCATGATTCACAGACTAAGACAGAGATAAATGGCTCTATGATTACGAAGGCAAGTTTTTCCCACTCAGACCACAGGCCAAAAGATCAAACGTTTGCTTTATCAGCTGTCTCACCAGCTGCCTTCAGGACACGAGTTGGAAATTTATCCATATCCTCATTAGCACTGCTCCCCCATTAAGAATTTCCACTCATTTGTGGTAAACCATCGGGCGAAAGCCGGGACTATGCAGGCTAGATAAAAAGCCAATAAAATAATCAGTGAAGGCCGTTCTGATACATAAAACCACACTCCCACTGTGCTAAGCACAGCTACGGCACAGCCCAGCATCAAATCCTACGTCTCATTATCTCCATCTTCCAGAGAAAGAGCTGGTCTAATGAATACTGAATATTAATAAATAAGGAGCTAATAAATGCATTAGCATTAATTCAATGACATAAGATGCTAAGGATTTGAAAACTTCATACTTACATTAACAGATCCTGACACGCTGAGAAATTAGAGGATGTTTTCTATTAGTCTGTGCATTTTCAAGAGAAAacttccacctcctccttctctagTGATTCTTTTCCCCTTAATCCTTTTTCTGAGCATCCCAGTGGCTGCACAGATCAGTCACCACATACAGGTGATTCCTATTCCCCCACAGCTCTTTAGTGATGGGCACCACCTAAATGCAActaaaagagctttttttctctgaaatcccttttcttcttttcagtatcTCTTTCCTTGCTCAGCTCTGTTCAGTATATTGTATTCAGTTTTGATAGCTACTGCTTACTGGTACAAAGAAACCTCACTGGTGCCATGCTAAAGATAGCTCAatctctccccacctccacagctctTCTCCCGGCATCGCTGCCTCCCTCCCAGCCCAACGGCTAAGAGCGCTAGGAAAGAAGAGGTGCTCCAGAGCACAGACCGCACCTGTGATGATTTGGCAGCCACCAAGCACACATGCCAAAGACGCCCAGAGGGGAGCGATGCACACAGCATCAGCTGGCGCCACAGGAGCGGGACCAGACGCTGGTCCTGCGGGCACCCCGAAGTTGACAGTTTATACCTTCGGCAAACTACTGCGGAGCAGTGGGCAGGCAGTACCCTGCCCTCCCACGGGGCCAACTCCAGCGCCAGCCTGATCCCCAGCACCGCAGGAGTGTCCCAGGGCAAGGATGTCTTTGTGGCTGTGCAAGCACTGCCATCTTGGACACAGCCTTTTGCCTGACAAAGCGGCGCTGCTCAAATTAAAGAAGTGGTACTACATTACCTCTCACTGCAAGGGTTTGAGGGCACTTCCAGTCTGAAAGCAGGGTAAGGTAAAATGAACCGGAGTTGAGCCAGGATAATGAGAGAAAGGTTAACAAACAGAAGCTGGCCACGAGTTGTTCAGCTCTGCCACATCCAGGCCAGGGAGAGG from Struthio camelus isolate bStrCam1 chromosome 5, bStrCam1.hap1, whole genome shotgun sequence includes the following:
- the TP53I11 gene encoding tumor protein p53-inducible protein 11, which translates into the protein MATKQPPPLMKKHSQTDLVSRLKTRKILGVGGEDDDGEVHRSKISQVLGNEIKFAVREPLGLRLWQLVSAVMFSGVAIMALAFPDQLYDAVFDEEPVSSKTPVRLYGGALLSISLIMWNALYTAEKVIIRWTLLTEACYFAVQFLVTTVSLVESSRIATGAVLLLVSRALFILISIYYYYQVGRRPKKV